The following are from one region of the Platichthys flesus chromosome 2, fPlaFle2.1, whole genome shotgun sequence genome:
- the abhd14a gene encoding protein ABHD14A, with protein sequence MNFLRNRLVVLGLVLLATLLLYLLLPSIRQGSMEPSLEAQRMGLMATSPPPVPTINVSVRTGQLPGDPPLFFREALPVDSAGRQILPRLQVVLLHGQAFTSKTWEELGTMALLASHGYQALAMDLPGYGKSPDSEALKTDQSRVDLLSRFMESLGVRSAVLLSPSMSGRYSIPFFMKNSAQLHGFIPIAPVGTRSYTPQQYQSIETPTLIVFGALDTNLGAQSHKNLIQLPNHSVLKLEGARHACYMDKPREFHQGLIEFLSKLKREELQRKMG encoded by the exons ATGAACTTCCTGCGTAATCGTCTCGTTGTTCTGGGCCTGGTGCTGTTGGCCACGTTACTGCTGTACCTGCTGCTGCCGTCCATTCGGCAGGGCAGCATGGAGCCGTCTCTGGAAGCCCAAAGAATGGGGCTGATggccacctctcctcctcccgttCCAACCATCAACGTGTCCGTTCGCACAGGCCAGCTGCCCGGGGACCCTCCGCTATTCTTCAGAGAGGCTTTGCCTGTCGATAGCGCCGGACGACAGATATTGCCGAG GCTGCAAGTCGTCCTCCTGCACGGCCAGGCCTTCACTTCCAAAACCTGGGAGGAGCTTGGCACAATGGCTCTGCTGGCATCGCATGGATATCAAGCCCTGGCGATGGACCTGCCAG GATATGGAAAATCCCCGGACTCAGAGGCTCTGAAGACCGACCAGAGTCGAGTGGACCTTCTTTCAAGGTTCATGGAGTCGTTGGGTGTCAGGTCGGCTGTGCTTTTGAGCCCCTCCATGAGTGGACGTTACTCCATTCCCTTCTTCATGAAGAACAGCGCACAGCTACATGGCTTCATCCCCATAGCCCCAGTTGGCACTCGAAGTTACACTCCGCAGCAGTACCAAAGTATTgag ACTCCCACTCTGATCGTGTTTGGAGCCCTGGACACAAATCTGGGGGCCCAGTCCCACAAGAACCTCATACAACTTCCAAATCACTCTGTGCTCAAGTTAGAAGGAGCTCGTCATGCCTGCTACATGGACAAACCCAGAGAATTTCACCAGGGATTGATCGAATTCCTCAGCAAACTGAAACGAGAGGAACTGCAGAGGAAGATGGGGTAG